In Helicobacter bilis, a genomic segment contains:
- the gap gene encoding type I glyceraldehyde-3-phosphate dehydrogenase, producing MAIKLAINGTGRIGLCAARIIGERDDVELVSMNTTASIDTLVHLLRYDSVHRFYDVEKLDESTLRIGKSKNVKILSDRDPLNLDFGEAVAVLECTGKFNALDKAKAHIKGNVKRVIISAPADNTPTFVYGVNHTQYNNESVISNASCTTNCLAPIVKVLDSTFGIENALMSTIHSYTNDQNLLDVKHKDLRRARAAALSMIPTSTGAAKAIGLVLPHLAGKLNGIAVRVPTPDVSLVDLSVNLKSEVSKDSINEAFYKAQSGESFEGAFKGLIIVDDEMRVSSDFIGSKASAVIVPDKTIAIGKSAKILAWYDNEMGYTHRLVDMSVYVCKGL from the coding sequence ATGGCAATCAAACTTGCGATTAACGGCACGGGACGCATTGGGCTATGTGCGGCTAGGATTATTGGAGAACGCGATGATGTAGAGCTTGTAAGTATGAATACCACGGCAAGTATAGATACTTTAGTGCATTTGCTGCGATATGATTCTGTGCATAGATTCTATGATGTTGAGAAGTTAGATGAAAGCACACTTCGCATTGGTAAAAGCAAAAATGTAAAGATTTTAAGCGATAGAGATCCGCTCAATCTTGACTTTGGTGAAGCGGTAGCGGTGCTTGAATGCACGGGTAAGTTTAATGCCCTTGATAAAGCAAAAGCACATATTAAAGGCAATGTCAAACGCGTGATAATCTCCGCTCCTGCGGATAATACGCCAACTTTTGTCTATGGCGTCAATCATACGCAATACAATAATGAAAGTGTGATTTCAAATGCGTCCTGCACTACAAACTGCCTTGCCCCCATTGTGAAAGTGCTAGACTCTACTTTTGGCATTGAAAACGCCCTTATGAGCACTATTCATAGCTACACGAATGATCAAAATCTCCTTGATGTGAAACACAAAGACTTACGCCGGGCGCGTGCAGCAGCCCTATCTATGATACCTACAAGCACAGGTGCGGCAAAGGCGATTGGGCTTGTATTGCCCCATTTAGCAGGTAAGCTTAATGGTATCGCTGTGCGTGTGCCAACGCCTGATGTGAGCTTGGTGGATTTAAGCGTGAATCTAAAGAGTGAAGTAAGCAAAGATTCTATTAATGAAGCATTTTATAAGGCTCAAAGTGGCGAGAGTTTTGAAGGGGCATTTAAAGGGCTTATTATCGTTGATGATGAAATGCGTGTATCAAGTGATTTTATCGGCAGCAAGGCGAGTGCGGTAATCGTGCCAGATAAGACAATCGCCATTGGCAAAAGTGCAAAAATCCTTGCGTGGTATGATAATGAGATGGGCTATACACATAGGCTTGTGGATATGAGCGTGTATGTGTGTAAGGGTTTGTAG
- a CDS encoding HU family DNA-binding protein, with protein MKKSDFVKTIKEIGGYAKKEDAEKALDSVVDAITHVLKSNDTVELVGFGKFENAVQKGKEGKVPGTDKTYKTADKMVPKFKPGKALKDEVASIKVKK; from the coding sequence ATGAAAAAGAGCGATTTTGTAAAGACTATCAAAGAAATCGGTGGTTATGCAAAGAAAGAGGATGCGGAAAAGGCACTTGATTCTGTTGTAGATGCAATTACACATGTATTGAAGTCAAATGACACAGTTGAGCTTGTAGGATTTGGTAAATTTGAAAATGCGGTGCAAAAAGGTAAAGAAGGTAAAGTCCCCGGAACTGATAAAACTTACAAAACAGCGGATAAAATGGTGCCAAAATTTAAGCCCGGTAAAGCCTTAAAAGATGAGGTTGCAAGTATCAAGGTAAAAAAATAG
- a CDS encoding phosphoglycerate kinase, protein MPKTTSITLMQEAKSIRDITIKDQRVLIRVDFNVPMDKDFNISDDTRMREALPTINYCIDNEAQSIVLVSHLGRPKGRSSDFSLKHVVKRLERLLNKDVFLADTIESAKAAQNENRCQIILLENIRFYEGETKNDETLSKNLASLCDVYVNDAFGTSHRAHASTYGIAKFVNHKVAGILLKKEIDSFAKVIKNPLRPLLLIVGGSKVSSKLSLLQRVLDVVDKIIIGGAMSNTFLKALGYDMQNSLVEDDLIKDAITILESAKEKKVKVYLPVDLVSTNSIDSPSEIKITPSQDIPQNLIAVDIGPASVKLFSEVVTDSQTIIWNGPLGVYEIHQFSRGTFNLAHAIANTYAFSFIGGGDTADAIDKAGQRDNMSFISTGGGASLELLEGNILPAFEVLDKKS, encoded by the coding sequence ATGCCAAAAACCACAAGTATCACTTTAATGCAAGAAGCAAAAAGCATACGAGATATTACTATCAAAGACCAAAGAGTGTTGATCCGCGTTGATTTCAATGTCCCTATGGATAAAGATTTCAATATCAGCGATGATACGCGTATGCGTGAAGCCTTGCCAACAATTAACTATTGTATTGACAATGAAGCACAAAGTATTGTTTTGGTGAGTCATCTTGGCAGACCAAAAGGGCGTAGCAGTGATTTTTCACTCAAACATGTTGTAAAAAGGCTAGAGAGGCTACTCAATAAAGATGTATTTCTTGCCGATACAATAGAATCTGCAAAAGCCGCACAAAATGAAAATAGATGTCAAATCATCTTGCTTGAAAATATTAGATTCTATGAAGGTGAAACAAAAAATGATGAAACACTAAGTAAAAATCTCGCAAGTCTTTGTGATGTTTATGTGAATGACGCGTTTGGGACGAGCCATAGGGCGCATGCTAGCACTTATGGTATCGCGAAGTTTGTGAATCATAAAGTTGCAGGTATATTGTTGAAAAAAGAGATTGATTCCTTTGCAAAGGTGATTAAGAATCCATTGCGACCGCTTTTATTGATTGTTGGTGGAAGCAAGGTAAGCTCAAAGCTTAGTCTTTTGCAAAGAGTGCTTGATGTCGTTGATAAAATCATTATCGGTGGAGCTATGAGTAATACTTTCTTAAAAGCGTTAGGCTATGATATGCAGAATAGCCTTGTAGAAGATGATTTAATAAAAGATGCGATAACGATTCTAGAAAGTGCAAAAGAGAAAAAGGTAAAGGTATATTTGCCTGTGGATCTGGTAAGCACAAATAGCATTGATAGTCCAAGTGAGATTAAAATCACACCATCACAAGACATACCGCAGAATCTCATCGCAGTTGATATTGGTCCTGCAAGCGTTAAACTTTTTAGTGAAGTGGTTACAGATTCTCAAACTATTATTTGGAATGGTCCGCTTGGTGTTTATGAGATTCACCAGTTTTCTCGTGGGACTTTTAATCTCGCTCATGCAATTGCTAATACTTATGCGTTTAGCTTTATCGGCGGTGGCGATACCGCAGACGCGATAGATAAAGCGGGGCAAAGAGATAATATGAGTTTTATATCCACGGGTGGAGGTGCTAGCCTTGAGTTATTGGAGGGGAATATTCTGCCTGCATTTGAGGTTCTTGATAAGAAGTCATAG
- the hemH gene encoding ferrochelatase gives MQNQNKAVVLLNMGGPNSLDEVATFLKNMFADPCILSVKNEFFRSMLGNVIVNSRIEKSKKMYEKIGGCSPLTEITFKLTQKLQKRNPSTFYTYAMRYVPPYSLAVIQEIMQKNIHDITLFSMYPQYSSTTTYSSFSDVSLALKTLNFTPRIRTIDRYATHPLFIKAVTQGIKDTLNGRNAKDFVLILSAHSVPISRIKKGDPYQQECEECQTLLQNELEKNDIVFKDIQLCYQSKVGPVKWIGPYTDSVIKSLAPNNMIIYPLSFTIDNSETKYELAIQYAELAKSLGIKEYLVCECFNDSDLFVEFIESMTSYQEPQMQAEYSPPITQG, from the coding sequence ATGCAAAACCAAAACAAAGCCGTAGTGTTACTCAATATGGGCGGACCAAATAGTTTAGATGAAGTCGCCACTTTTCTCAAAAATATGTTTGCTGACCCATGTATCCTTAGCGTTAAAAATGAGTTTTTTCGCTCTATGCTAGGCAATGTTATAGTAAATTCACGCATTGAAAAAAGCAAGAAAATGTATGAAAAGATAGGTGGTTGTAGCCCATTAACAGAAATCACTTTTAAACTTACACAGAAATTGCAAAAGAGGAATCCAAGCACATTCTACACTTATGCTATGCGTTATGTGCCACCCTATTCATTAGCTGTTATACAAGAAATCATGCAAAAAAACATTCATGACATTACGCTTTTTAGCATGTATCCGCAATATAGCTCAACTACAACTTATTCATCTTTTAGCGATGTTTCACTTGCCCTTAAGACACTAAACTTTACTCCACGCATAAGAACAATCGATCGCTATGCAACGCACCCCTTGTTTATAAAGGCAGTTACACAAGGCATTAAGGACACTTTAAATGGAAGAAATGCAAAGGATTTTGTGCTGATTCTATCCGCACACTCTGTGCCTATAAGTCGCATTAAAAAAGGCGATCCCTATCAGCAGGAATGCGAAGAATGTCAAACACTTTTACAAAATGAATTAGAGAAAAATGATATTGTATTTAAAGATATACAGCTATGCTATCAGTCAAAAGTGGGACCTGTGAAGTGGATTGGTCCTTATACAGATTCTGTGATTAAATCCCTTGCTCCAAACAATATGATTATATATCCGCTAAGTTTTACCATTGATAACTCTGAAACAAAATATGAGCTTGCTATACAATATGCTGAACTTGCAAAATCGCTTGGCATAAAAGAATACCTTGTATGCGAATGCTTCAATGATAGTGACTTATTTGTAGAATTTATAGAATCTATGACTTCTTATCAAGAACCTCAAATGCAGGCAGAATATTCCCCTCCAATAACTCAAGGCTAG
- a CDS encoding DMT family transporter translates to MLHWTLLFIAGMFEIAGVWTMKKLIDTKNKIYILCLALIFAGSFTCLSIAMQEISMGVAYAIWTGIGAAGGVLVGIVFFKEDKSFLKLFCVCVIIASSVGLKALG, encoded by the coding sequence ATGCTACATTGGACTTTACTTTTTATTGCTGGGATGTTTGAAATCGCTGGTGTATGGACGATGAAAAAGCTCATTGATACCAAAAATAAAATCTATATCTTATGTCTTGCGCTGATTTTTGCAGGGAGTTTTACCTGCCTATCTATTGCTATGCAAGAGATTTCTATGGGCGTGGCGTATGCGATATGGACGGGCATTGGTGCGGCTGGTGGTGTGCTTGTGGGGATTGTGTTTTTTAAAGAGGATAAGTCATTTTTGAAGCTTTTTTGCGTATGTGTGATTATCGCTTCTAGCGTGGGATTAAAGGCGTTAGGTTAG
- a CDS encoding DMT family transporter, giving the protein MKGLENLPFSVEENSNNLKYKKGAKMIQKIIISKNLAWLLILIGGICEVAWVSGLKYADTLPLKALTGVGIAFSFTCAVLAMKRLEVSIVYSVFVGIGTGGVVVAEIVLFGEEAALIKIALISTLMLGVLGLKCSVKESKTAQDIHDHLPEELESLFIESSDTQDFQHNIKQDSKNGSKKAESRASNTDSTKDK; this is encoded by the coding sequence ATGAAAGGGCTAGAAAATCTGCCTTTTAGTGTAGAGGAAAATTCTAATAATCTAAAATATAAAAAAGGTGCAAAAATGATTCAAAAAATCATCATAAGCAAAAATCTAGCGTGGCTTTTAATCCTAATTGGCGGGATTTGTGAAGTGGCGTGGGTAAGTGGGCTAAAGTATGCCGACACACTGCCCCTAAAAGCTTTGACCGGTGTTGGCATTGCCTTTTCTTTCACTTGTGCGGTTCTAGCGATGAAAAGGCTAGAGGTTAGCATTGTGTATAGTGTGTTTGTTGGCATTGGCACGGGTGGTGTGGTGGTGGCTGAGATTGTGCTATTTGGCGAGGAGGCAGCACTCATAAAAATCGCTCTTATTTCAACGCTTATGCTTGGAGTGTTGGGGCTAAAATGTAGTGTCAAAGAGAGTAAAACCGCACAAGACATACACGATCATTTGCCTGAGGAGCTAGAATCTTTGTTTATAGAATCTAGCGATACGCAGGATTTTCAACACAATATTAAGCAAGATTCTAAAAATGGTTCAAAAAAAGCTGAATCTAGGGCTTCTAATACAGATTCTACAAAGGATAAATAA
- a CDS encoding plasminogen-binding N-terminal domain-containing protein, with amino-acid sequence MKRYITALLMLIMNSILFGNLAYSSESIEDETNTKDSIKLITQPEISEILEINKQGDDTLITFTNINLKVGESGIILRDLSSYKAIVASVVVIKLEGTKAIAKVSPFTQLTQPYLPTPNMTPETGDMVIFRSFNNKAFLIAPNEITYKNITEKYDFIEFVSSDLLMGFLNSQGKHDPTPKLLPKACNEYGVGLLFIVGSKDIGIFSCQNVARIAKYKNTLTDTTTKSPFYTRTIFEGGGSLTYSLSSKKSKDYFLYYDEFLKD; translated from the coding sequence ATGAAAAGATATATTACAGCGTTGCTTATGTTAATAATGAATAGCATATTATTTGGGAATCTTGCATATAGTAGTGAAAGTATAGAAGATGAAACAAATACAAAAGATTCTATAAAGCTTATCACACAACCTGAAATAAGCGAGATTCTAGAGATAAATAAGCAAGGCGATGATACACTTATAACCTTTACAAATATCAATCTTAAAGTAGGTGAGAGTGGCATTATCCTGCGTGATTTATCATCTTACAAAGCGATTGTAGCAAGTGTAGTTGTGATAAAACTAGAAGGCACAAAGGCTATTGCAAAAGTCTCCCCCTTTACACAATTAACCCAGCCCTATCTACCAACACCAAACATGACGCCTGAAACTGGCGATATGGTGATATTTAGGAGTTTTAACAACAAAGCATTTCTTATAGCCCCAAATGAGATAACCTATAAAAACATTACTGAAAAATATGATTTTATAGAGTTTGTAAGCTCTGATTTATTAATGGGCTTTCTAAACTCACAAGGCAAACACGACCCAACGCCAAAGCTACTCCCAAAGGCATGTAATGAATATGGTGTTGGACTTTTATTTATCGTGGGAAGCAAGGATATTGGAATCTTTAGTTGCCAAAATGTTGCTAGGATTGCAAAATACAAAAATACACTCACAGACACAACGACAAAATCCCCATTCTACACACGCACAATTTTTGAGGGCGGCGGCTCACTGACTTACTCACTCTCATCAAAGAAAAGCAAAGATTATTTTCTATACTACGATGAGTTTTTAAAAGATTAA
- the secF gene encoding protein translocase subunit SecF, protein MEIFKQQKIFDFVRWSKYGLIASILLTLASFYLFFGVGFNLGIDFAGGSTAQIQYTQQNAPMAEIRKLLATDERFKNAQVSRFGADNEIIIKIPFNENLKANEIDTTLHTLLESSGEFSIRKLDTVGPKVGDELRKSAILSLVLATIAMMAYVSFRYEWRFALASIIALVHDIVITAASVIIFKIDLNLEVIAALLTLLGYSINDTIIIFDRIREKMLEGKKMNANEVINEAVSSTLTRTTLTSLTMFFVVLTLYLFGGQIIVGFSLPLLVGVVFGTYSSMFVAPKLAILLNFSVEAYYAKEVQKAKKQEEKKRMRQLYEGGRV, encoded by the coding sequence ATGGAGATTTTTAAACAGCAGAAAATTTTTGATTTTGTGCGTTGGAGTAAGTATGGACTAATTGCTTCTATTTTGCTAACACTTGCTTCATTTTATCTATTTTTTGGGGTGGGTTTTAATCTTGGCATTGACTTTGCAGGTGGTAGCACAGCACAGATTCAATACACACAGCAAAATGCCCCTATGGCAGAAATACGCAAACTTTTAGCGACAGATGAGCGATTTAAGAATGCTCAAGTAAGCCGCTTTGGTGCGGATAATGAGATTATTATTAAGATTCCATTTAATGAGAACTTAAAAGCAAATGAGATTGATACCACTTTACATACATTATTAGAATCAAGCGGTGAGTTTAGCATAAGAAAGCTTGATACAGTCGGTCCAAAGGTCGGCGATGAATTGCGTAAAAGTGCGATATTATCACTTGTTTTAGCGACTATTGCGATGATGGCGTATGTGAGCTTTCGCTATGAGTGGCGGTTTGCTCTTGCTTCTATCATCGCCTTAGTGCATGACATTGTCATTACCGCAGCAAGTGTGATTATCTTTAAGATTGATTTAAATCTTGAAGTTATAGCAGCTTTACTTACCCTGCTTGGCTACTCAATCAATGATACCATCATCATCTTTGATAGAATCAGAGAAAAAATGCTTGAAGGCAAAAAGATGAATGCAAATGAAGTGATTAATGAAGCCGTATCAAGCACACTAACAAGGACAACGCTTACTTCGCTCACTATGTTTTTTGTCGTCTTGACACTTTATCTTTTTGGTGGGCAAATTATCGTAGGGTTTTCTTTGCCACTTCTTGTTGGTGTTGTCTTTGGGACATATAGCTCAATGTTTGTAGCACCAAAACTTGCGATTTTACTTAATTTCTCTGTCGAAGCCTATTATGCAAAGGAAGTGCAAAAAGCTAAAAAACAAGAGGAAAAGAAGCGTATGCGACAGCTTTATGAGGGTGGTAGAGTGTAA
- the secD gene encoding protein translocase subunit SecD, producing the protein MAKIHTNTQKPFNYRLLAFILACCFGIFFSIPSFFQDSSKYPFFDGYKKITLGLDLQGGLSLLLDVDVNEAVGNKYSSMLSDLKHQTDKKNIFINKLRMQDDSISFILLDSSRTKDMESILSNMEGVVWSQSGNTFNIALNEEAIKKVQKNALDQAIFTIRNRLSGFGLTEPNVLREGINQIRVEMPGAQSEEEQKRLIKLISQNAQLEFMAVDEDLARRMMNGEVISDEEAMRYNSVLLPYAENEMAKLPLKAVPILDGSSIVKADSTIDENKNDAVSFVLDSKGAEIFGDFTGRNIKKRLAIVLDKRIISAPSINQRIGGGNGIITGSFDRKAASDLAIALRSGALLAPVSVIEKRVVGPSLGADSIQASVIALISGFVLVVGFMIVYYAMAGVFASLALVINLFLIIAVMALFDATLTLPGMAGIVLTVGMAVDANIIINERIREGLKSGMGVIKSLRIGYENASRAIFDANITSLIASILLYVYGTGVIKGFAITTGIGILASIVTAIIGTHGIYLWLGNRIERSKNLAFWFGIKLDSKTEVAAKQKR; encoded by the coding sequence ATGGCAAAGATTCACACAAATACACAAAAACCCTTTAATTACAGGTTGTTAGCCTTTATTCTTGCATGTTGTTTTGGAATCTTTTTTAGCATTCCATCGTTTTTTCAAGATTCTAGCAAATACCCCTTTTTTGATGGTTATAAAAAGATTACGCTTGGACTTGATTTGCAAGGTGGGTTAAGCCTTTTGCTTGATGTTGATGTAAATGAGGCAGTTGGCAATAAGTATAGCAGTATGCTTAGTGATTTAAAGCATCAAACAGATAAGAAAAATATTTTTATTAATAAGCTTAGAATGCAAGATGATTCTATAAGCTTTATCTTACTTGATTCAAGTAGAACAAAAGATATGGAATCTATCCTTAGCAATATGGAAGGTGTGGTATGGTCTCAAAGTGGTAATACCTTTAACATAGCGTTGAATGAAGAGGCTATAAAAAAGGTGCAAAAAAATGCCCTAGATCAAGCTATTTTTACCATTCGCAATCGACTTAGTGGTTTTGGTTTAACAGAGCCAAATGTCTTGCGTGAAGGGATTAATCAAATACGCGTAGAAATGCCGGGTGCGCAAAGTGAGGAAGAGCAAAAAAGGCTTATAAAGTTAATCTCGCAAAACGCACAGCTAGAGTTTATGGCAGTAGATGAAGATTTGGCTAGACGCATGATGAATGGTGAAGTAATCAGCGATGAAGAGGCTATGAGGTATAATTCTGTGCTATTGCCTTATGCTGAAAATGAAATGGCAAAGCTCCCCTTGAAAGCCGTCCCTATCCTTGATGGAAGCTCCATTGTAAAAGCAGATTCTACAATTGATGAGAATAAAAATGATGCGGTAAGCTTTGTGCTAGATTCTAAAGGGGCTGAAATATTTGGTGATTTCACAGGGCGAAATATTAAGAAAAGATTGGCGATTGTGCTTGATAAACGCATAATTTCTGCACCTAGCATTAATCAAAGGATTGGTGGTGGCAATGGCATTATTACTGGTAGTTTTGATAGAAAAGCAGCAAGTGATTTAGCCATAGCGCTTAGGTCTGGTGCGCTTCTTGCCCCCGTTTCTGTGATAGAAAAAAGGGTTGTAGGTCCTAGTCTTGGTGCAGATTCTATACAAGCTTCCGTTATAGCCCTTATCAGCGGCTTTGTCTTAGTTGTGGGCTTTATGATTGTATATTATGCTATGGCAGGTGTCTTTGCTTCTCTTGCCCTTGTTATCAATCTCTTTTTGATTATCGCCGTTATGGCGTTATTTGATGCGACACTAACACTACCGGGTATGGCTGGTATCGTGCTAACTGTGGGTATGGCAGTAGATGCAAATATCATCATTAATGAGAGAATTAGAGAAGGACTTAAGTCTGGCATGGGAGTAATAAAGTCATTACGCATTGGCTATGAGAATGCTTCTCGTGCCATTTTTGATGCCAATATTACTTCACTTATTGCCTCAATTTTGCTTTATGTGTATGGCACTGGTGTTATAAAAGGCTTTGCGATTACTACCGGTATTGGCATATTAGCTTCTATCGTTACCGCTATAATTGGCACACATGGAATCTATCTATGGCTTGGTAATCGTATAGAAAGAAGTAAAAATCTAGCCTTTTGGTTTGGCATTAAGCTAGATTCTAAGACTGAAGTAGCAGCAAAGCAAAAGCGTTAG
- the yajC gene encoding preprotein translocase subunit YajC codes for MQELISFLPLAVLILVFYFLVFRPQQQQRKKHAAMVESLKRGDKIVTNGGFVCEVIKQDDRFIVVELGDTQVRLAREFVAYKVDEMAEDDDSSTDSKKEEKESKNKHDKK; via the coding sequence ATGCAAGAGCTTATTAGTTTTTTGCCATTAGCAGTTCTTATTTTAGTGTTTTATTTTCTTGTGTTTCGTCCGCAGCAGCAGCAAAGAAAGAAACATGCAGCTATGGTTGAATCTTTAAAAAGAGGGGATAAAATCGTTACAAATGGTGGTTTTGTATGTGAGGTAATCAAGCAAGATGATAGATTTATAGTTGTAGAGTTAGGCGATACTCAAGTGCGACTTGCAAGGGAATTTGTAGCTTACAAAGTTGATGAAATGGCAGAAGACGATGATTCTAGCACAGATTCAAAGAAAGAGGAAAAAGAATCTAAAAATAAGCATGATAAAAAATAA
- the nhaA gene encoding Na+/H+ antiporter NhaA, which translates to MRVTQVLMNFIRSESFGGIFLGISTIMALIVANSPLSHIYHTIFETPFGFQFGEHFVGMELKIWVNDVLMSFFFLLVGLEIKREMLFGELNSFSKAAFPAIAALGGMIVPGAIYYALNIGTASSHGFGIPMATDIAFALGVLLILGKRIPIALKVFLVTLAVVDDLGAIVVIALFYGDSIHLMWLLASAGIIVLLVLCNMRGIKHLIVYLGLGILLWFFVHASGIHATIAAVILAFCIPVKAKKDFQAFYEQMGVWAKNYQHKQNKQDSILLDHDKLEFVQEVQHSAINTQNPLLRLEHFLQPWSAYFIMPCFAFANAGVSIESNFNFNIDHIFLGVFLGLVVGKPIGIFLASFLCEKLGIAKRPDGISWTYILGAGMLAGIGFTMSLFVSELAFDIHEAKELSKITILLASLTSCIIGVIFLLLSGKAKN; encoded by the coding sequence ATGCGCGTTACACAAGTTTTGATGAATTTTATCCGTAGTGAATCTTTTGGCGGTATTTTTCTTGGGATTAGCACGATTATGGCACTTATTGTTGCCAACTCGCCATTATCACATATATATCACACGATTTTTGAAACACCTTTTGGTTTTCAGTTTGGCGAACATTTTGTGGGTATGGAGCTAAAAATATGGGTGAATGATGTGCTTATGTCGTTTTTCTTTTTACTTGTTGGTTTGGAGATTAAGAGAGAAATGCTTTTTGGCGAGTTAAATTCTTTTTCAAAAGCGGCATTTCCAGCTATTGCAGCATTAGGGGGCATGATAGTCCCGGGTGCGATATATTATGCACTCAACATTGGCACGGCTTCAAGTCATGGTTTTGGTATCCCGATGGCAACAGATATTGCATTTGCATTAGGTGTGTTGCTTATACTTGGCAAACGCATTCCTATTGCCTTGAAAGTTTTTCTTGTTACCTTAGCTGTTGTTGATGATTTGGGTGCGATTGTGGTTATTGCGTTATTTTATGGAGATTCTATACATTTGATGTGGCTGCTTGCTTCAGCCGGAATCATTGTGCTACTTGTGCTATGCAATATGCGTGGCATTAAGCATTTGATTGTATATCTTGGACTTGGAATCTTATTATGGTTTTTCGTGCATGCAAGCGGTATCCATGCGACTATTGCGGCGGTAATTTTAGCATTTTGTATCCCTGTGAAAGCAAAAAAAGATTTTCAAGCATTTTATGAGCAAATGGGCGTATGGGCGAAAAACTATCAACACAAGCAAAATAAACAAGATTCTATACTTTTAGACCATGATAAATTAGAATTTGTGCAAGAAGTCCAGCATAGTGCTATAAACACACAAAATCCACTCTTAAGACTAGAGCATTTTTTGCAACCTTGGAGTGCGTATTTTATCATGCCTTGCTTTGCGTTTGCAAATGCGGGGGTAAGCATTGAATCTAATTTTAATTTTAATATAGACCATATTTTTCTTGGTGTATTCTTAGGCTTAGTTGTAGGGAAGCCTATTGGAATCTTCCTTGCGTCTTTCTTGTGTGAAAAGTTGGGTATTGCAAAACGACCTGATGGAATCTCTTGGACTTATATTTTAGGGGCTGGTATGCTTGCTGGGATTGGCTTTACGATGTCGCTTTTTGTATCCGAGCTTGCCTTTGATATACATGAAGCAAAAGAATTATCTAAAATCACTATATTGCTTGCATCGCTTACTTCATGTATTATTGGTGTTATATTCTTGCTTTTATCTGGTAAAGCAAAAAATTAA
- a CDS encoding outer membrane beta-barrel protein, translating into MRKTLSIIAASTLLAVGLSNTALADEGGEKSGLFVGVHGGVSLFGVGMYDEKGKAESNQTYKDRGIDKSATSFNVGLKAGYQYFFMPIVGVRGYLGYDFNGSRIFAKGSKLGTGVKDINISFQNITLNADVMVNFLNTDSFTLGAYVGFGLGYGITGVTGQKAAIDMVINNMNYNGFNIPINVGIAATFGGSHKVEIGAKIQALSAGYSSKTKNDKTEYLMNTHVINVGYSYIF; encoded by the coding sequence ATGAGAAAAACTCTTAGTATAATAGCTGCAAGCACATTACTTGCAGTAGGGCTTAGCAATACTGCCTTAGCAGATGAGGGTGGAGAGAAAAGCGGTCTATTTGTAGGTGTGCATGGCGGTGTTTCACTCTTTGGTGTGGGAATGTATGATGAGAAAGGTAAAGCGGAGAGCAATCAAACCTACAAAGACAGGGGAATTGATAAATCGGCTACTTCATTTAATGTTGGCTTAAAAGCTGGTTATCAATACTTCTTTATGCCAATAGTGGGAGTGAGAGGCTATCTTGGCTATGATTTTAATGGGAGTAGAATATTTGCGAAAGGCTCAAAACTTGGAACAGGTGTGAAAGATATAAATATATCATTCCAAAATATTACATTGAATGCTGATGTAATGGTGAATTTCCTAAATACAGATAGCTTTACACTCGGTGCGTATGTAGGCTTTGGACTTGGCTATGGTATCACTGGTGTTACAGGTCAAAAAGCAGCGATTGATATGGTTATTAACAATATGAACTACAATGGCTTTAATATTCCTATAAATGTGGGTATTGCAGCGACTTTTGGCGGGTCTCATAAAGTAGAAATCGGTGCAAAAATCCAAGCCCTATCAGCTGGATATAGCTCAAAGACTAAAAATGATAAAACTGAATACCTAATGAATACACATGTGATTAATGTAGGCTATTCTTACATTTTCTAA